One Nicotiana tabacum cultivar K326 chromosome 23, ASM71507v2, whole genome shotgun sequence genomic window, TAGTAAAGAAATATTTACAGCTTTCGTATTTGGAACTGGAAACAACTACTGGAAAAGGGTACGAGCAAACCATTGAGAAGTTCAGCTTCAGGGAGATGGAATCTCTTCATCCATGCCCACCAAGGAATAATGGATGTGTCAAAAAGCACAGGTTCTTCATTACTTGATGACTCTGGATTATCTTCCAACCATTTCCTTCTCCGAACCTCTGCAGATGAATAGCCATTCGATTGTTAGTAAATCAAGCGATTTCATATGAGTGCCCCAAAGGCGGCTCTAGAAAAGGAGATGTATGATGTTTTCTACTCTTAATAACTGCTAGGTATACCTTATATCAAGCTAAGACAATGTATAATTGGGAAACATCTAGTGTGTGTAAATGACaaggaaaaaagaatgaaaaagtaCAAGTTTTATGGTGCATTACACCATCTGATAGACTTAATTGATGGCTGACCATAAGCTCAATTCAAAGGCATAGCAACTAAAATGGAGAAAAAAAGATCAATATGGTACAACATTTCTATTAAGAGTAACAACCACATAGTTGCTGGTTTAATTCACCAACTTCTCATAAATCCTCAATTGTCATATACATATGATAAAAAATCAAGATGATGCATCAAGCATGAAACAAAGCATCATTTCCCCCAACAAAGTAATAAACTTAGTGCTTTATCACGAAGCATATCAAATCGACAAACTTTGGTCATGACAGAAGGCTGAATGACACCACATCTACTCCATAAGTCATAGAATGTTCCATTTCTAGGTTACCCCCCTCTTTTAGTTGTTCATCAGCTCCCTGCTTAAGGACTAAAGACAAAAGTTACTGGAACCATTTCTTAACCATGAACTTTTACTTCTTTGTATAATCCAAATATCAGTACTAAAAAAACTCTTTATGCTATTCAACTAAGGAAAAACAATAGCTAGTAGAAGTATCATCCGAAACAGCATTCACTGTAGCCAGACTGAAGTACAATTTTGGTAATCATAagtcaaataaattaaattaacaaaaaaagaaGTTGCATGTCGAAAGCGAAAGAACAAAAGCTAAAATTAGTGGAGCAAAGGAGCAACATGCAAAGCAGAGAGGCAAAGACTCACCAGCATCAATAACAGAATCCCAATGGGTCTCTCCATCTTTCTTGAACTGCATCAAATCCCAAGTCCCGCTAACCCATCTAGGATCTTGAAATTTTTTTACAGTCTCCGGTGCCGGAGCTCCGGTGGATACAACCGGCGCTGACCCATTAGAGTCCAAAGAAGCCTCATTTGACTCCTCAACTTTCAAAGGAGCTTTTTCTTCAGGTATTTCTGGCTCAACAGTGACAGCAGAAGTAGAAACTACAccacttgacccattatcaacAGCTCTCGGAGAAACCGAGAAAGAGAGATGGGGTTTCTTTAAAGTTAGAAAAGGATAAGGTTTGTGGGTTGAGAGATGTTTTGAAGGAGAGAGAGTAGGGAAATGAAGTGGAGGAGCTGAGAATAAGGCCATTGACATTATCGTAGCTGTTTGAAGAGGTAATGGCAGAGAAAAAGAAGAGCTTTTAGGACATTGGTATACTGATCTCTCAACAATCCTTAGCCGCAGAAATGGGGGAGGGGCTTTTGGATTCGTTTGCTTTGcttaacttttaaaataaaatacatttcCTAATAGAAAATACACACATATAATATAATGTATGAGACCAGAAGTGACGCGTAACAGCTAAAGTTGTTTTTATTTGGTTACGATTTCAAGTTGTGAAAATAGCCTCATGCAGAAATGTACAGTAAAACTGTGTATAATAGATATTTGTGGTCCGATCCTTCCCTAACCGTGCATAGCTAGGTGTTAGTGTAATTGCCACCAGAACCAAGTGAATAATTGACTTCTTGGCTCTTTCTCACATAGTACAAAAGGCTTAAATACTTTAAAGTATGAGAGGCGTATCTGTGACTAAATTAATATAGGGATATCTACTGTAATTTAGCCATTCTTTTTGCTAATTAAACAGCCCAATTTGGTTATTCAATTTTTGTACTTATTATCATCAGCAAAATCCAATAGATTTCAATGCTGCTTTAGCATTTTTAGTATTCTGTTGCCTGACTATTTGTATTTTGATACCAATTCATTGAATTGACCAACTGTTAAGACCAGTTTTGCGCTGCTAAATAAAATTGAGCTTAAGTTCTGTGTTATTAATGTTTAACTTTTTCTTACAATTAAACTAAGTTGACAGAAAACAACAAGTAACTCATAGCAAATTTGTTATGGTAATCTCAAAATTAAAGTAATTATTATATTCTGGTGCATATACCTTAAATTCCATAAAATTATGGACTTATCATACTCATTACTTATGTTAATCAACAATTATACTTATGTTACTCTTGCATGAGGTAACAACAGGTTCATCGATctcttaaaaataattttagttcTCACTCTAATTAGCACTCTGATTATAAAGATATACATTAGTTGCAAGTTACAAGATAATACAGCTAAATTATTATAgttttaattatgcatttaatttTCCAAATTAGAACCATGCACTAGTTGCAAGTTGCAAGCTAATCCAGCTAAATTATTATAGTCTTAAGTATACATTTAATTCTTCAAATTAGAACCATATAATTCTGTAGTTCAaatagaaaagagagagaaaaaaggtaAGGTTTGAGATATGGTGGGCCAGTACCGGTTTAACCCAACTCAACAATTGGCCAAACTAAATCTGCACGGCAGCCTTTTCTAATTGTGATATTGACAAGGCTTTACTTCAAGCTCCATGGCAAGTTGATTGAGGTTTACTTCATTGAAACACTGGGTCTAGTTTATGGTTGGCTTGAATTATGTATATTTACAAAGTGTAAATCCGATAATCTTGTACTAGAATATATATTTCGTGCTTCTTGAGACGAAAGATTTATGTATACGGTCGAAAACGGACTTGCCCGATTTTGTACGGTTAATTGAGACCAGGGCGACAGACCAAGGTTCgatctcaaaatagattgaatcATTACATGTATAGATATTGCCTAGCTCGTGATTCAGGGATCAATCGAGATCGAAACCAGCTAAGTTCGAGACcagccaagatcgagatcgagctaAATGGAGATCGACCAAGATTGAGATCGAGCTAAATGTAGAGACCGATCGAGGCCAAAGATCTGCCTCGATCAAAGAAAGCTTATTGAGCCAAAGACAAAGAACCGGAATATCAGCAATTGGGTAGGAATCTCGGCGAAAATCACGGCGCAAATCATggaaagactaattaattaatctatcatgggatccccactacgTATTTTAGTTATATCCAAAATAAGATTTCCTCACTATATTAAGGGTTGTTATAATTTGTAGGAGACATATTCATGAAGTTCCATAGAACACAAAACAATACATTATTCTTTGCTGGCTTTGATATTTAGTTATATTgttgttacaccctgtgcgtcccaaggtgacgtataatgaatatgagacttgttaatcatgatttatgagtttaaagtcatgatatgactatatatgatgtttggatagaaaatataaagtttgggaaaaatcgaatttaagttgcagaaaaaccgactaaggatttgccttgtaacggagctttttgagaaatatattttgtGTGATATATGAGATCTTTTTGggatatattatataccaaattgaaggccttggaatgtagtttccaactctcttaaccgttcattcatacgacatccggataaaaagatataagcgtcgaaAGATGGGCCaatgagagggtgccaagctagcacctctttgacttttcaaaagttgatatataggtCTTAACTCGGCTCTCTATTCATTTTGACATAGAACCCGACAAGAGAACACCATAAAACCtatccttgagctctctaatagggtctcaaagaatactaacatcccgggtacaaaatcgagaagcgataacatcaTAACGATCCCTATGACGTAAGTATCATTGAAccgcctctcttttttctttgtagttcTAATTTTttaaggtacttcatagttaagaaatgtctaatttctgtatttaagtgtttaaataacaaggaaggttgataaattggtttcctaatatttagaactcaagggacggtgatcggaagccgtgagttcgatttatttcacttttagtggactgttttatagtccactcatgttggcctattgtgctgctgatttatggagtttgaaaGGATGAAAGGCGTGGATAAaggccacatgtggtagggtaatAGTCTGATCGCTCGTCGTTacaatttcaggctaattgataacttattgattgggtatattatggtatatttgggggttttgttgtattgaaggtccagAATTATAGTTGGGttatttttgagttgctgattgtattgtgtttgtatctcaCCTATAGTAGCCTTGATGGAGCAGTGAAATCAGGGAAAAtgttgcccgttttattttagcaTCGAGTTTtcatttgagatacgtgatataacaccgccatctaagttgtacacgtatttctttgttatagggttggcgcgctagttgtcataagcttgttgttgagttgcattgacgacttgaggtatgttaaggctatcgattctttccttttggcacgatccatatgatacaaatgaaacgtgcAAACGcgaaactttcataaatgactctatttatagaagtactaggggttccTATGTTCTGGATTCCCATATGTCCTACTTTCAGattgtctgttcatgggtctcaagacattccgagagatattattgacttacttcattatgtattacatccatttatacatgtttattggcccatgatcagatggcgttatatacgagtatagtatatgtataaggggtatggggaaaggttatagcattatatacgcatcaccacccgatcagctggtatacgttgatgatttctccCACAGTGGCTGAggtgatatgatgggatgcccttagaggcttgatgatgttatgtacgcatatacctatgcatggtatgacatgtatatgcacatgcatgacattataaatttttcatgattcacagagctatctAGAATTACGGGTTGAATTCTTCAccccatgtttctttcatgtattttatatattactttcatgccttatatacttggtactttatttgtactgacgtcccttttgtctggggacgctgcgtttcatgtccgcgggtcccgatagacaagttaagagttctcctagtaggctattagctcagcggaaggtgtttgggtactccacttgctccgaagttgcctatttggtcagtatgatttgaatatgtattaattggtatggcggggacctatcccgacctttatgacatttatgtactcttagaagcttgtagacaaatgtcatatatatggatatttgtatggccttatcggcctatattttgagtacACAAATGattatgtcggccttataggcccgtatgtcacatatataagtttctatatcatgttgggtcgtcctatttctagtattcccttatgttttattcctgTTATCTCATGACGTCCCTTTTGGCCCACTTACCCATGAcgatatgataagaaagatatattacgttggtactcggttgtataaggcactgggtgcccgttgcggccctgcggtttgggtcgtgacaaaagtggtatcagagtagttctgtcctagggaatctataagttgtgtctagtagagtcatgtttatgggtgtgttgtgcaccacacttataagcgggaggctatagggcatttaggactgtcactctttcttcttactctagatcatgtggtagagctcagttgtaaaaaaattcaaactccttaattctattttattcgttataCAAGGACatctacatctagaaagacagttggtaagagattgaatgtggctgtggaagagttgagttagaggaactcgattttgcatcatgcttatgatgagtaaatgtaacgTCTTCTGcaaatcatgtgtgtactacgacgtgtaagcttcttgataaggagccctacggcatgaatatctatccacccctatggtaaaaagcaacgagagaatcagaaggtagatataagtttcaacaagtaaaaaaagctaggtgaagaaggatatgaggtacccagttagtgaagattatctgtatttacaattaaggcagagaaatataagcattctgagttactttcaacaataacaaagatatattcacttgacaacacctatttcagttatgccctgtaggagctaacatatataatttaagagaaggatgggatatcaacatccagctagggttagagtaacccaaaattgtggatggattgttatcattagatAACATTTACGAAGGATATTGCAAgcgtggtaatagttctccttgtgagatacccagatggtgcactctagaatagtacaatcaaATATGAACACTAGAatgttcaaaaatttcagaagattgGCATTGGAATTCTAGAAGGGATAAaaatttacctttgtatggctcccatccctagtaaAAAGAGagtgttaggcaacccgaagagctagtGAGGTGAATCAAGGGGggctaaaagtaaaagaatattttgttgaagttttcataaTAAGATGATAGAccgaaatattagcaggagaataaagagaaagtaaatgaagcattatgagtaagatgtgataaatggatgatatCGGTAAATTAAAATATGACGACACGACTACagattctatagtcaagtgaaggaaaagacaagaggttacaggccttgagacaataaaagaatataagccataaagtcatgtcctcatttcgagaaatgagttggtgactcgtacgtgattaccagaaggaaaagttagacccccgaagaaatagaaatcagtatgggctagtgaacaagataaaatgaaCAGGAATTAGGGatttgaaggatttgataatagtcgacatcgtgagaatttcagagatcgtgTTCCGGCATAATAGAAtcgacaacaaaagaataacctttaaaggccattcaggaagacactttcCTAAAGAAAGAACtgtgagaaaagttaagcttaagggactaagtgtgccagttacactaggtgtcaccttcgtgcgtaagaaatttagttatccatGGTACAGAAAGGTTACCACAAGGCAAGTAAAAgtccgtggaaatatgaaaagatgccaaagatgaagaggtaaaatatttataggtaaatcttcatagcagtaaatgttagtactcccctaaagggggaagatggtatgatatggtattaagtcggagttatgtgGTGCAGGTAACTATGGagtagtaaaggaagaatgtggtagaaaggcgaaagaaatgagattgcatttattaaGATCCTATGGATATGATATGACTcaagaacattatgtaagcatgatgacggggagaggcagtaagggttccatcactagatgttattgatatataagtgcaaatgaacacttgatacataaggagccagtatgcggggtaagttaagacaaaagatataacccaagagagatcatgcagaatatagatatgagaataggctaacaagtagttagtaattgattcaTGAAGAGCCTActcatggctagacaagaggatacagacaaatcagcagattatgcaagataaacgtagtgaaccccaacatagtgaattctGTCTCGCATATatgatgtcgtaatccttgagaaatattcagataggagttggggttgttaaaggtaccgtataagtgttacgaaaattaaaaaatggtgccactgagaagacagtcaaaaatttcagttcaAAATCAACCTTatgagcacaagggcatggaggtaagtaattaaggataattataggtgagtaagaacatcaaaaattctttcgggtatacgatgtaataagctcgcacctttacaggagtcaaagggcctctcttaagtactacaaagaaatactagctgagggaataaggaagaaggcttcaacttaagcatagtgacatacagaaaaaatggtcttataacaacagtctcagaacaatattgtatgcactccataagaaagtggcacatatcgtggctaatgaacgggaagaaaacaaaatcaaaagatgatatttGAAATCATATGAGTTACAAGAAATTCTAGTATTTGTGGGCAATGAAataagccatgtattcatgcaacaagtggcagaacgaccatgaaaagtaattgcttatgtttaaagacaactaagaaagcacgagaagaattacccgacccacgatttagagttagccgcggtgattcatgcattaaagatatgaaggcactatttgtatggcattcatgttgatatctatacggatcataagagccttcaatatatcttcaagcaaaaggaattgaattt contains:
- the LOC107803372 gene encoding light-harvesting complex-like protein 3 isotype 2, chloroplastic; amino-acid sequence: MSMALFSAPPLHFPTLSPSKHLSTHKPYPFLTLKKPHLSFSVSPRAVDNGSSGVVSTSAVTVEPEIPEEKAPLKVEESNEASLDSNGSAPVVSTGAPAPETVKKFQDPRWVSGTWDLMQFKKDGETHWDSVIDAEVRRRKWLEDNPESSSNEEPVLFDTSIIPWWAWMKRFHLPEAELLNGRAAMVGFFMAYFVDSLTGVGLVDQMGNFFCKTLLFIAVAGVLLIRKNEDIETVKKLVEESTFYDKQWQASWKDENSSSSKDS